One genomic segment of Mesoterricola silvestris includes these proteins:
- a CDS encoding APC family permease, producing the protein MANVYHRHIGPFSATMLIAGSMVGSGIFIVPAEMIRTGGTGSFLLLAWGLTAALTLLGAHAYGELAGMFPQAGGQFVYLKESYGRLVAFLYGWTTFLIIETGALAAVTMAFGKFLGMFLPGVNEARFLVGPLEVRALEVVPGIVVGPYHLGLTPARLVAIAVILLLSALNARGGRLGIWIQNVFTVAKLGSLAGLILVGLLVTAPAHPSGAVIPPGPALPFLAALLVVQSGSLFSSDSWNSVTFIAAEIREPRRSIPLALLVAPLLVLGLYLLANAVYLRVLGPAGIASAPGDRVGTATLHALFGPAGSSAMALAILVSTFGCANGLVLAGSRLYQAMASEGLFFPMAARLNSAGVPARALGFQAAWACLLTLTGNYAQLLEFSMAAATLFYVLTVAGIFVLRRTRPTLERPVRIFAYPLPPLLYLAGALAFMAALLIYRPSFTWPGMVLVLLGVPVYLVSFRRG; encoded by the coding sequence ATGGCGAACGTCTACCACCGCCACATCGGCCCCTTTTCAGCCACCATGCTCATCGCCGGGTCCATGGTCGGAAGCGGGATCTTCATCGTCCCGGCGGAGATGATCCGCACCGGGGGGACGGGTTCCTTCCTGCTGCTGGCCTGGGGCCTCACGGCCGCCCTGACCCTCCTGGGAGCGCACGCGTACGGCGAGCTGGCCGGCATGTTCCCACAGGCGGGGGGGCAGTTCGTGTACCTGAAGGAAAGCTATGGGCGCCTGGTGGCCTTCCTCTATGGGTGGACCACCTTCCTCATCATCGAGACGGGGGCCCTGGCGGCGGTGACCATGGCCTTCGGGAAGTTCCTGGGGATGTTCCTGCCCGGGGTGAACGAGGCCCGCTTCCTGGTGGGTCCCCTGGAGGTGCGGGCCCTGGAGGTGGTGCCCGGGATCGTGGTGGGACCCTACCACCTGGGCCTGACCCCCGCGCGGCTGGTGGCCATCGCGGTCATCCTCCTGCTCAGCGCCCTGAACGCCCGGGGAGGGCGCCTGGGGATCTGGATCCAGAACGTCTTCACCGTGGCCAAGCTCGGCAGCCTCGCCGGCCTCATCCTCGTGGGGCTGCTGGTGACGGCCCCGGCCCACCCCTCCGGGGCGGTGATCCCCCCCGGCCCCGCCCTGCCCTTCCTGGCCGCCCTCCTGGTGGTCCAGAGCGGCAGCCTGTTCTCCTCGGATTCCTGGAACTCCGTCACCTTCATCGCCGCGGAGATCCGGGAGCCCCGCCGATCCATCCCCCTGGCCCTGCTGGTGGCGCCCCTCCTGGTGCTGGGCCTCTACCTCCTGGCCAATGCCGTCTACCTCCGGGTCCTGGGGCCCGCGGGCATCGCTTCGGCGCCCGGGGACCGGGTGGGCACCGCCACCCTGCACGCCCTGTTCGGACCGGCCGGCTCCAGCGCCATGGCCCTGGCCATCCTCGTGAGCACCTTCGGCTGCGCCAACGGCCTGGTGCTGGCGGGCTCCCGGCTGTACCAGGCCATGGCCTCGGAAGGGTTGTTCTTTCCCATGGCGGCCCGCCTGAACTCCGCCGGGGTCCCGGCCCGGGCCCTGGGGTTCCAGGCCGCGTGGGCCTGCCTTCTCACCCTCACCGGCAACTATGCCCAGCTCCTGGAATTTTCCATGGCGGCGGCAACCCTGTTCTATGTACTGACGGTGGCCGGGATTTTCGTGCTCCGGCGCACACGGCCCACCCTGGAGCGCCCGGTGCGGATTTTCGCCTATCCGCTTCCTCCCCTCCTCTACCTGGCGGGGGCCCTGGCCTTCATGGCCGCATTGCTAATTTATAGACCCTCCTTCACCTGGCCGGGCATGGTCCTGGTCCTCCTTGGGGTCCCCGTCTACCTGGTGTCCTTCCGTCGCGGGTAG
- the mltG gene encoding endolytic transglycosylase MltG, with protein sequence MARSRTSTRLAAAVALLALLPLSGLWLWKRQGPQHPPSMLLVKRGTTVDALADQMERDGLIRSAAMFKLWARARKLQLIRGEYTIEPRASLSDVAGKLRRADIHYTNIILPVGAHAWTVQRRLRDFIPEDVFWTLWKSPRLARTAGFPEAESLEGLLAPATYRVNHAQEPEEILLAMVEAFRDKVLPGLEGGALPPYPTLILASLAEKETRVPEELTKVAGVYAQRLRIGMRLQCDPTSLYARWAAGDLRFTAPGPEDIRRPSRFNTYAVAGLPPTPIAIPSAAAIEAAKVPQMGKDLYFVATGKGGHSFAPSLAEHNRNVGVYRREIKRQKRALHG encoded by the coding sequence ATGGCCCGATCCCGCACTTCCACCCGTCTTGCCGCCGCCGTGGCCCTCCTGGCCCTGCTGCCCCTGTCGGGCCTCTGGCTGTGGAAGCGCCAGGGCCCCCAGCACCCCCCGTCCATGCTCCTGGTGAAGCGGGGCACCACGGTGGACGCCCTGGCCGACCAGATGGAGCGGGACGGCCTCATCCGCAGCGCCGCCATGTTCAAGCTCTGGGCCCGGGCCCGCAAGCTCCAGCTCATCCGGGGCGAGTACACCATCGAGCCCCGGGCCTCCCTGTCGGACGTGGCGGGCAAGCTCCGGCGGGCCGATATCCATTACACCAACATCATCCTGCCCGTGGGGGCCCACGCCTGGACCGTGCAGCGCCGGCTCCGGGACTTCATCCCCGAGGACGTCTTCTGGACCCTCTGGAAGAGCCCCCGCCTGGCCAGGACCGCGGGCTTCCCCGAAGCCGAGTCCCTGGAGGGGCTCCTGGCCCCGGCCACCTACCGGGTGAACCACGCCCAGGAACCCGAGGAGATCCTCCTGGCCATGGTGGAGGCCTTCCGGGACAAGGTGCTGCCCGGCCTGGAAGGGGGGGCCCTTCCGCCCTACCCGACCCTCATCCTCGCCAGCCTGGCCGAGAAGGAGACCCGGGTGCCCGAGGAGCTCACCAAGGTCGCCGGCGTCTATGCCCAGCGCCTGCGGATCGGCATGCGGCTCCAGTGCGACCCCACGTCGCTGTATGCCCGGTGGGCGGCCGGGGACCTGCGCTTCACGGCCCCGGGCCCGGAGGATATCCGGCGCCCCAGCCGCTTCAACACCTATGCCGTGGCCGGGCTGCCCCCCACCCCCATCGCCATCCCCAGCGCCGCGGCCATCGAGGCCGCCAAGGTCCCCCAGATGGGCAAGGACCTCTATTTCGTCGCCACCGGCAAGGGCGGCCACAGCTTCGCCCCCAGCCTGGCCGAGCACAACCGGAACGTGGGGGTCTACCGCCGGGAGATCAAGCGCCAGAAACGGGCCCTCCATGGCTAA
- a CDS encoding TlyA family RNA methyltransferase, which translates to MAKVRLDLLLVQRGLCETRSKAAARIMAGDALVDDRPVTKAGALVGEEATLRLRGEALPFVSRGGLKLAHGLTAFGVDPAGRVGFDAGASTGGFTDCLLQAGAVRVYAVDVGTNQLHWKLRSDPRVVSMEQVNLRLWDPARIPEPCTILVADLSFISLRLAIPPILPSLAPGADAILLVKPQFEAGRDDVGAGGIVRDPEVHDRVRREIWDFFQGSGLEPMAWDVSPILGGEGNKEFLLHLRRAGEGD; encoded by the coding sequence ATGGCTAAGGTTCGCCTGGATCTCCTCCTGGTCCAGCGGGGGCTCTGCGAAACCCGCAGCAAGGCCGCGGCCCGCATCATGGCCGGCGACGCCCTGGTGGACGACCGCCCCGTCACCAAGGCCGGGGCCCTGGTGGGCGAGGAGGCCACCCTGCGCCTGCGGGGCGAGGCCCTGCCCTTCGTGAGCCGGGGGGGCCTGAAGCTGGCCCACGGCCTGACGGCCTTCGGGGTGGATCCCGCCGGCCGGGTGGGCTTCGACGCGGGGGCCTCCACCGGGGGTTTCACGGACTGCCTGCTCCAGGCCGGCGCCGTCCGCGTCTACGCCGTGGACGTGGGCACCAACCAGCTCCACTGGAAGCTCCGCAGCGACCCCCGGGTGGTGTCCATGGAGCAGGTGAACCTGCGCCTGTGGGACCCCGCCCGCATTCCGGAACCCTGCACGATCCTGGTGGCCGATCTGAGCTTCATCTCCCTGCGCCTGGCCATCCCCCCCATCCTCCCCTCCCTGGCCCCCGGGGCCGACGCCATCCTCCTGGTGAAACCCCAGTTCGAAGCCGGCAGGGACGACGTGGGCGCCGGCGGCATCGTCCGGGACCCGGAGGTGCACGACCGGGTGCGGCGGGAGATCTGGGACTTCTTCCAGGGCAGCGGCCTGGAGCCGATGGCCTGGGACGTGAGTCCGATCCTCGGGGGCGAGGGCAACAAGGAATTCCTGCTGCACCTCCGGCGGGCCGGGGAGGGGGATTAG
- a CDS encoding DUF3857 domain-containing protein, whose translation MRIGPFLAASLPCAMVLAAPAETDWHLLPALSADPALLLKAASAHKVREGQGILELLEDTRVAFDAQGRRTTHYRYVFRVDHESAIRSWRNVGTVWVPWHQERPRIRARVITPDGRAHELDGATLGEFPVNEDDTTLYDDRKRLAAPLPQLSVGSVAEVEIVTRETAPVHASGTLLNLSLHQPVQVLRTRVQVEVPEALPFRWKIDGLGPIQPQLAREGGMVRLALDLGPMEPPEEREPAMDPEASPRPELRLSTVTSWAAAASAYSAIANRQLEGADVGAWAREAAGDATEPRARINRILGRLHRSIRYTGVEFAEAGIVPRTPAETLKRGFGDCKDQATLLVALLREVGIPARLALLGTGPGRDIDPELPGLNHFDHAIVVVPGPQPLWIDPTAAYARAGELPFPDQGRWALVVDGATTALVRTPAAASGDNLTLETREVFLPEPGKARIVETSHPSGLAEMILRHDFRPSDPKQLRENLKRYVQGIYNAGDLGDIDTGDPSDLERPYTLRLEAKDCAMAVTSDVDAVVTLNAWAMTSRIRKFVPTSYDLKEKEAPTTRKQALLLPEPHAIEWRYRIVAPAGFEARPLPESGRLDFGPASLTRTYARSPEGQILATFRFDSGKALWTAAEVEKARAGLEAFGQAPPPRIIFDQVGEGHLAAGRIREAIQAFRSQTTAQPGKAVPLSRLAIALLRGGMGEAARDAARRACALDPTSMYAQRALGWVLQHDLVNRAYHTGWDFAGAVAAFRKAKELDPKDALSRRNLAILLEYNPAGLRYGPGADLEAAAREYRQLRADLKVEDSNTNLLIVLWRAGRHKEVMDLATSLPRPQDGYSWLLAGTALTQGTATALKQAATTIADVGQRRTALLDAGNLLVNARRYVDAATLLSAGADGAPNAPAIRSRIAVLARMRRSEDLAKEPETPASVVWRFLALLQDPAGSGEDPARFCAPALREILAKDGYLAALREAMGFEDLPLDGTGVPYAVALDNLRALTQVVVNRGGDSGFRVAMKMANSGNGASLSFHVIQHQGRFLLAATDLSYGTFGAEALRRLEAGDAAGAGALLDEASEGVLKGKQDDPLSGHPFNRFWKKGQGGTPAEIRLAATTLLVPEKGYEKAVPGLLAAGETSERIDLALLWAHRARNEFQPLLAVAERLVKAHPASRLATTTQAYALAKCRKWPQLLAACERALEKEPDDEIFVESRSQALGMVGRFQERSEALKAYIATGKASAGFFNNLAWYELTQGRTNEQTVDLARRALLLQAQKNGAAQHTLASILAERGEVEEALDIFLKETGALGKEEPRSQDWYLAGRIAEQFGEPAAAAACYKRVTPDPDREEAEGDSCFALAARRMKAMGV comes from the coding sequence ATGCGCATCGGTCCCTTCCTTGCCGCTTCCCTCCCCTGCGCCATGGTGCTGGCCGCGCCCGCGGAAACGGACTGGCACCTCCTGCCGGCCCTTTCCGCGGATCCGGCCCTCCTCCTGAAGGCGGCCTCCGCCCACAAGGTCCGGGAAGGCCAGGGCATCCTCGAGCTGCTGGAGGACACCCGGGTGGCCTTCGACGCCCAGGGGCGGAGGACGACGCACTACCGGTACGTGTTCCGGGTGGACCATGAATCCGCGATCCGGTCCTGGCGGAACGTCGGGACGGTGTGGGTCCCCTGGCACCAGGAGCGGCCCCGCATCCGCGCGCGGGTCATCACCCCCGACGGCCGGGCCCATGAACTGGACGGGGCCACCCTGGGCGAATTCCCCGTCAACGAGGACGACACCACCCTCTACGATGACCGCAAACGCCTGGCCGCGCCCCTGCCCCAGCTGAGCGTCGGCTCGGTGGCGGAGGTGGAGATCGTCACCCGGGAGACGGCTCCCGTCCATGCTTCCGGCACCCTGCTCAACCTGTCGCTCCACCAGCCCGTGCAGGTCCTCCGCACCCGGGTCCAGGTGGAGGTCCCCGAGGCCCTGCCCTTCCGGTGGAAGATCGACGGCCTGGGCCCCATCCAGCCCCAGCTCGCCCGGGAGGGCGGCATGGTCCGCCTGGCCCTGGATCTGGGCCCCATGGAACCCCCGGAGGAACGGGAACCGGCCATGGATCCGGAAGCCAGCCCCCGGCCGGAGCTCAGGCTCTCCACCGTCACCTCCTGGGCGGCGGCCGCCTCGGCCTACTCGGCCATCGCCAACCGCCAGTTGGAAGGGGCCGACGTGGGCGCCTGGGCCCGGGAGGCCGCCGGGGACGCCACGGAGCCGCGCGCCCGCATCAACCGGATCCTGGGCCGCCTGCACCGCTCGATCCGCTACACCGGGGTGGAATTCGCCGAGGCGGGCATCGTCCCCCGCACGCCCGCGGAGACCCTGAAGCGGGGGTTCGGCGACTGCAAGGACCAGGCGACCCTCCTGGTGGCCCTCCTGCGGGAGGTGGGCATCCCGGCCCGGCTGGCCCTGCTGGGGACCGGGCCCGGCCGGGACATCGATCCCGAACTTCCTGGCCTGAATCATTTCGACCATGCCATCGTCGTCGTGCCGGGGCCCCAGCCCCTCTGGATCGACCCCACCGCCGCCTACGCCCGGGCCGGGGAGCTCCCCTTCCCGGACCAGGGCCGGTGGGCCCTGGTGGTGGACGGCGCCACCACCGCCCTGGTGCGCACCCCCGCCGCGGCCTCCGGGGACAACCTGACCCTGGAGACCCGGGAGGTCTTCCTGCCCGAGCCCGGCAAGGCCCGCATCGTGGAGACCTCGCACCCCTCCGGCCTGGCGGAGATGATCCTGCGGCATGACTTCAGGCCCTCGGACCCCAAGCAGCTCCGGGAGAACCTGAAGCGGTACGTGCAGGGCATCTACAATGCCGGAGACCTGGGCGACATCGACACCGGGGACCCCTCGGACCTGGAGCGGCCCTACACCCTGCGCCTGGAGGCCAAGGACTGCGCCATGGCCGTCACTTCGGACGTGGACGCCGTGGTCACCCTCAACGCCTGGGCCATGACGTCCCGCATCCGAAAATTCGTGCCCACCTCCTATGACCTCAAGGAGAAGGAAGCCCCGACGACCCGCAAGCAGGCCCTGCTCCTCCCGGAACCCCATGCCATCGAATGGCGCTACCGCATCGTGGCCCCAGCCGGTTTCGAGGCGCGGCCCCTGCCGGAATCCGGGCGCCTGGACTTCGGCCCGGCCAGCCTCACCCGCACCTACGCCCGGAGCCCCGAAGGGCAAATCCTGGCCACCTTCCGCTTCGATTCCGGCAAGGCCCTCTGGACCGCCGCCGAGGTGGAGAAGGCCCGGGCGGGCCTCGAAGCCTTCGGGCAGGCGCCCCCGCCCCGGATCATTTTCGACCAGGTGGGCGAGGGGCACCTGGCGGCGGGCCGCATCCGGGAGGCGATCCAGGCCTTCCGGTCCCAGACCACCGCCCAGCCCGGCAAGGCGGTTCCCCTCAGCCGGCTGGCCATCGCCCTCCTCCGGGGGGGCATGGGCGAAGCCGCCCGGGACGCCGCGCGCCGGGCCTGCGCCCTGGATCCCACGAGCATGTATGCCCAGCGGGCCCTGGGCTGGGTGCTGCAGCACGACCTGGTGAACCGGGCCTATCACACGGGCTGGGACTTCGCGGGCGCCGTGGCCGCCTTCCGGAAGGCCAAGGAACTGGATCCCAAGGACGCGCTCAGCCGGAGGAATCTGGCCATCCTCCTGGAGTACAACCCCGCGGGCCTCCGGTACGGCCCCGGCGCCGACCTGGAGGCGGCCGCCAGGGAATACCGCCAACTGCGGGCGGACCTCAAGGTCGAGGATTCCAACACCAACCTCCTCATCGTCCTCTGGCGGGCCGGGCGCCACAAGGAGGTCATGGACCTGGCCACGTCCCTGCCCAGGCCCCAGGACGGGTATTCCTGGCTCCTGGCCGGCACGGCCCTGACCCAGGGCACCGCGACCGCCCTGAAGCAGGCGGCCACCACCATCGCGGATGTGGGCCAGCGGAGGACCGCCCTGCTGGATGCGGGCAACCTCCTGGTGAACGCCCGGCGCTACGTGGATGCCGCCACGCTCCTTTCCGCCGGGGCGGACGGCGCCCCCAACGCCCCCGCCATCCGGAGCCGGATCGCCGTCCTGGCGCGCATGCGCCGCTCCGAGGACCTGGCCAAGGAGCCGGAAACCCCCGCCTCCGTGGTGTGGCGGTTCCTGGCGCTCCTGCAGGATCCCGCCGGCTCGGGCGAGGATCCGGCGCGGTTCTGCGCCCCCGCCCTGCGGGAAATCCTGGCCAAGGACGGGTACCTGGCGGCCCTCAGGGAAGCCATGGGGTTCGAAGACCTGCCCCTGGACGGCACCGGCGTGCCCTACGCCGTGGCCCTGGACAACCTCCGCGCCCTGACCCAGGTCGTGGTGAACCGCGGGGGGGATTCGGGCTTCCGGGTCGCCATGAAGATGGCCAACAGCGGGAATGGGGCGAGCCTCTCCTTCCATGTGATCCAGCACCAGGGGCGCTTCCTCCTGGCCGCCACCGACCTGTCCTACGGCACCTTCGGCGCCGAAGCCCTGCGCCGCCTGGAGGCCGGGGACGCGGCTGGGGCCGGCGCCCTGCTGGACGAGGCCAGCGAAGGCGTGCTCAAGGGGAAACAGGATGACCCCTTATCCGGCCATCCGTTCAATCGTTTCTGGAAGAAGGGCCAGGGAGGCACCCCGGCGGAAATTCGCCTGGCCGCCACCACCCTCCTGGTCCCGGAGAAGGGATACGAGAAGGCCGTGCCAGGCCTCCTGGCCGCCGGCGAAACCTCGGAACGGATCGATCTGGCCCTGCTCTGGGCCCACCGGGCCCGGAACGAATTCCAGCCGCTCCTGGCGGTGGCGGAGCGCCTGGTCAAAGCCCATCCCGCGTCCCGGCTGGCCACCACCACCCAGGCCTATGCCCTGGCCAAATGCCGGAAGTGGCCCCAGCTCCTGGCGGCCTGCGAACGGGCCCTCGAAAAGGAACCGGACGACGAGATTTTCGTGGAATCCCGGTCCCAGGCCCTTGGCATGGTGGGGCGGTTCCAGGAACGGTCCGAGGCCCTGAAGGCCTACATCGCCACGGGAAAGGCCTCCGCGGGGTTTTTCAACAACCTGGCCTGGTACGAGCTGACCCAAGGCCGTACCAACGAGCAGACCGTTGACCTTGCCCGCCGGGCCCTCCTGCTCCAGGCGCAGAAGAACGGGGCCGCCCAGCATACGCTGGCCTCCATCCTGGCCGAACGGGGCGAGGTGGAGGAGGCCCTGGATATCTTCCTCAAGGAAACCGGCGCCCTGGGCAAGGAAGAGCCCCGTTCCCAGGATTGGTACCTGGCCGGCCGCATCGCCGAGCAGTTCGGTGAGCCGGCCGCGGCGGCCGCCTGCTACAAGCGGGTGACCCCGGACCCGGACCGGGAGGAAGCCGAAGGGGATTCCTGTTTCGCCCTCGCGGCGCGCCGGATGAAGGCAATGGGAGTCTAA
- a CDS encoding oxidoreductase — translation MTSKGIPRAWSVQDIPDQTGRVALVTGANSGTGLEAAKALAGRGAHVILACRRLERALGAEQAIFSAHPGASLERVELDLGSLDSVGEAARTVLKRHGRLDLLINNAGVMIPPYGRTSEGFELQFGTNHLGHFALTGHLLPLLQATPGSRVVTMSSGVHRVGRIRFEDLHFARGYRAWAAYAQSKIANLMFTFELQRRLARAGSGTLAVAAHPGWSRTELQRHATRNPVMRFLMAAFAPFFSQDAAQGALPLLRAAVDPEAEGSAYYGPAQYSELVGPPVRVQPGVRARDEEVQARLWRVSERLTRVAYPV, via the coding sequence ATGACTTCCAAGGGAATCCCCCGGGCCTGGAGCGTGCAGGACATCCCCGATCAGACCGGCCGGGTGGCGCTGGTGACCGGCGCCAATTCCGGCACGGGCCTGGAGGCCGCCAAGGCCCTGGCGGGCCGCGGCGCCCACGTCATCCTCGCCTGCCGCCGCCTGGAGCGGGCCCTGGGCGCCGAGCAGGCCATATTCAGCGCCCACCCCGGGGCCTCCCTGGAGCGCGTGGAACTGGACCTGGGTTCCCTGGATTCCGTGGGCGAGGCCGCCCGCACCGTGCTCAAGCGCCACGGCCGCCTGGACCTCCTCATCAACAACGCCGGCGTGATGATCCCCCCCTACGGGCGCACCTCCGAGGGCTTCGAACTGCAGTTCGGCACCAACCACCTGGGCCACTTCGCCCTCACCGGCCACCTGCTGCCCCTGCTCCAGGCCACCCCGGGCTCCCGGGTGGTGACCATGAGCAGCGGCGTCCACCGCGTCGGCCGCATCCGCTTCGAGGACCTGCATTTCGCCCGGGGCTACCGGGCCTGGGCCGCCTACGCCCAGTCCAAGATCGCCAACCTCATGTTCACCTTCGAGCTGCAGCGCCGGCTGGCCCGGGCCGGAAGCGGCACCCTGGCCGTGGCCGCGCACCCCGGCTGGTCCCGCACCGAGCTGCAGCGCCACGCCACCCGCAACCCGGTGATGCGGTTCCTCATGGCCGCCTTCGCCCCCTTCTTCAGCCAGGACGCCGCCCAGGGCGCCCTGCCCCTGTTGCGGGCCGCCGTGGATCCGGAGGCGGAAGGTTCGGCCTACTACGGTCCCGCCCAATATTCCGAACTGGTCGGCCCCCCCGTGCGGGTCCAGCCCGGCGTCCGCGCCCGGGACGAGGAGGTCCAGGCCCGGCTCTGGAGGGTTTCCGAGCGGCTCACCCGGGTGGCTTACCCGGTCTAG
- a CDS encoding TetR/AcrR family transcriptional regulator gives MAKERDQQIIEAATSVFLRYGFRRTTMGDIAEAAGISRPALYLRFCNKEKIFEGSMGEFMARTLAEIERGLPERETPLEQLRFAFECWIIQPFLMMQGSPDARDLASCGLAFAEDVKARGFAAFEALLVPILARVPSHAARDAAALAGIARVLAASARGFKAEARDEAELRSMIGTLLELAIQ, from the coding sequence ATGGCCAAAGAAAGGGATCAGCAGATCATCGAGGCGGCGACCTCCGTCTTCCTGCGGTACGGCTTCCGCCGCACCACCATGGGGGACATCGCCGAGGCCGCGGGCATCTCCCGGCCCGCCCTCTACCTGAGGTTCTGCAACAAGGAGAAGATCTTCGAAGGCTCCATGGGCGAATTCATGGCCCGCACCCTGGCGGAGATCGAGCGGGGCCTGCCGGAGCGGGAGACCCCCCTGGAGCAGCTGCGCTTCGCCTTCGAATGCTGGATCATCCAGCCCTTCCTCATGATGCAGGGATCCCCCGACGCCCGGGATCTGGCCAGCTGCGGCCTGGCCTTCGCCGAGGACGTCAAGGCCAGGGGCTTCGCCGCCTTCGAGGCCCTCCTGGTCCCCATCCTGGCCCGCGTCCCGTCCCACGCGGCCCGGGACGCCGCGGCCCTGGCGGGCATCGCCCGGGTGCTGGCGGCCTCCGCGCGGGGCTTCAAGGCCGAGGCCCGGGACGAGGCGGAACTGAGGTCCATGATCGGCACGCTCCTGGAGCTGGCCATTCAGTGA
- a CDS encoding DHA2 family efflux MFS transporter permease subunit: MTGPGGSTKWLVGFTCLLGIFMEVLDTSVANVALSNIQGSFAAGTDEVTWVITSYLVANAVILPITGWLGNFFGRKRLYLTCLAIFTLASLGSGAAQSLSFLILMRVIQGLAGGAMVPLSQAITFEAFPSEEQGYAAAIYGIGAICGPILGPLLGGWITDNWSWPWIFYINIPVGLVAFVAAMTFVKDPSYLERPKGKVDYWSLLFIAVGLGCLELFLNRGERYDWLASPVVQVFLGLAALGIALFIWRSLTAENPLVDLRIFALPEFSGGMALIFVAGMGMYGTFICVPIFVQTFLRFTPTWAGIVLAPAGACSMLAMALAGFLVGKVHVRILVGAGFASMSAGVWFLTRISLATDVAFLALAMCMFGFGMGLVLVPIGSESIRRIPPQLVGTATGMFNLMRNEGGSVGIALCTTVLAQRAQFHHARIAEHVTAFNPELQHRGVALVRGFFPRAGLDPASMPGLAAGLVGAEVNRQSYLLSFIDIFAFLAASLAVALPLVLLMRHFRSDGGHRPMLH, from the coding sequence ATGACCGGCCCGGGGGGTTCCACCAAGTGGCTGGTGGGCTTCACCTGCCTGCTGGGGATCTTCATGGAGGTGCTGGACACCTCCGTGGCCAACGTCGCCCTTTCCAACATCCAGGGCTCCTTCGCCGCCGGCACCGACGAGGTCACCTGGGTCATCACCAGCTACCTGGTGGCCAACGCCGTCATCCTGCCCATCACGGGCTGGCTGGGCAATTTCTTCGGCCGCAAGCGCCTCTACCTCACCTGCCTGGCCATCTTCACCCTGGCCTCCCTGGGTTCCGGCGCGGCCCAGTCCCTGTCCTTCCTCATCCTCATGCGGGTGATCCAGGGCCTGGCCGGGGGCGCCATGGTGCCCCTGTCCCAGGCCATCACCTTCGAGGCCTTCCCCTCGGAGGAGCAGGGGTACGCCGCGGCCATCTACGGCATCGGGGCCATCTGCGGCCCCATCCTGGGGCCCCTGCTGGGGGGCTGGATCACCGACAACTGGTCCTGGCCCTGGATCTTCTACATCAACATCCCCGTGGGCCTCGTGGCCTTCGTGGCGGCCATGACCTTCGTGAAGGATCCCTCGTACCTGGAAAGGCCCAAGGGCAAGGTGGACTACTGGAGCCTCCTGTTCATCGCCGTGGGCCTGGGCTGCCTGGAACTCTTCCTCAACCGGGGCGAACGCTACGACTGGCTCGCGAGCCCCGTCGTCCAGGTGTTCCTGGGCCTGGCGGCGCTGGGCATCGCGCTCTTCATCTGGCGCTCCCTGACCGCGGAGAACCCCCTGGTGGACCTGCGCATCTTCGCCCTGCCGGAATTCTCGGGCGGCATGGCGCTCATCTTCGTGGCGGGCATGGGCATGTACGGCACCTTCATCTGCGTGCCCATCTTCGTGCAGACGTTCCTGCGCTTCACCCCCACCTGGGCGGGGATCGTCCTGGCCCCGGCCGGCGCCTGCTCCATGCTCGCCATGGCCCTGGCGGGGTTCCTGGTGGGCAAGGTGCACGTGCGGATCCTCGTGGGCGCGGGGTTCGCGTCCATGAGCGCGGGCGTGTGGTTCCTGACCCGCATCAGCCTCGCCACGGACGTGGCCTTCCTGGCCCTGGCCATGTGCATGTTCGGCTTCGGCATGGGGCTCGTGCTGGTGCCCATCGGCAGCGAATCCATCCGGCGGATCCCCCCGCAGCTGGTGGGCACCGCCACGGGCATGTTCAACCTCATGCGCAACGAGGGCGGCAGCGTGGGCATCGCCCTGTGCACCACGGTGCTGGCCCAGCGGGCCCAGTTCCACCACGCGCGGATCGCCGAGCACGTGACGGCCTTCAATCCCGAGCTGCAGCACCGCGGCGTCGCCCTGGTGCGGGGCTTCTTCCCCAGGGCCGGCCTCGACCCGGCCTCCATGCCCGGGCTCGCCGCGGGCCTGGTGGGAGCCGAGGTGAACCGGCAGTCCTACCTCCTGAGCTTCATCGACATCTTCGCGTTCCTGGCCGCGAGCCTCGCGGTGGCCCTGCCCCTGGTACTCCTCATGCGGCATTTCAGGAGCGACGGCGGGCACCGCCCGATGCTTCACTGA
- a CDS encoding MarR family winged helix-turn-helix transcriptional regulator → MEIEQICRVFGVLHRHSLDHIAGFARGLDISAVECIFLLFVLANEGINQERLSALLTIDKSATAKAMKSLERAGYIERSPSSRDRRAKIVFSTAKARDLQPLIKANLKGYMEAITREVSPGDLEITLRTIEAVTNRLAGRP, encoded by the coding sequence ATGGAAATAGAGCAGATCTGCAGGGTTTTCGGCGTCCTCCACCGGCATTCGCTGGACCACATCGCGGGCTTCGCCCGGGGACTGGATATCAGCGCGGTGGAGTGCATCTTCCTGCTCTTCGTCCTCGCCAACGAGGGGATCAACCAGGAGCGGTTGTCGGCCCTGCTGACCATCGACAAGTCCGCCACGGCCAAGGCCATGAAATCCCTGGAGCGGGCCGGCTACATCGAAAGGTCCCCGTCCAGCCGGGACCGCCGCGCCAAGATCGTCTTCTCCACGGCCAAGGCCCGGGACCTCCAGCCCCTCATCAAGGCCAATCTGAAGGGGTACATGGAAGCCATCACCCGGGAGGTGAGCCCCGGGGACCTGGAGATCACCCTGCGCACCATCGAGGCCGTCACGAACCGGTTGGCGGGCAGGCCATGA